In one window of Helianthus annuus cultivar XRQ/B chromosome 17, HanXRQr2.0-SUNRISE, whole genome shotgun sequence DNA:
- the LOC110925814 gene encoding myb-related protein 340, translating into MLDQEWRKGPWTPEEDDLLIEYVKVHGEGRWSSVAGCSGLKRSGKSCRLRWVNYLRPGLKKGQLTPKEEGIIVELHALWGNKWSTIARYLPGRTDNEIKNYWRTNFKKKKTPLQNRQKQKLKTAFRRDQYRQEVNEMKNSFVFPYKDDNNRCKMDDAVAVKSSSSTTSEQQQQHNQSLMGQDVASSWDVVSEDGFWSEFLWDLGNDHPNQPVMEQ; encoded by the exons ATGCTGGATCAAGAATGGAGGAAGGGACCTTGGACACCTGAAGAGGATGATTTGCTTATTGAATATGTTAAAGTGCATGGAGAAGGAAGATGGAGCTCAGTAGCCGGTTGCTCTG ggttaaaaagAAGTGGGAAGAGTTGCAGGTTAAGATGGGTGAATTATCTAAGACCTGGTCTCAAGAAAGGTCAACTAACACCAAAGGAAGAAGGCATCATTGTTGAACTTCATGCTTTGTGGGGAAACAA ATGGTCTACCATAGCTAGATACTTGCCAGGGAGAACTGATAATGAGATAAAGAACTATTGGAGAACCAACTTCAAGAAGAAAAAAACACCATTACAAAACCGACAAAAGCAAAAACTCAAAACTGCATTTAGACGCGACCAATATCGACAAGAAGTAAACGAAATGAAGAACAGTTTTGTGTTTCCTTATAAAGATGACAACAACAGATGCAAAATGGATGATGCTGTTGCTGTCAAAAGTTCAAGCAGCACAACCAgtgagcagcagcagcaacataaCCAGTCTTTGATGGGTCAAGATGTTGCATCCTCGTGGGACGTCGTCTCCGAAGATGGCTTCTGGAGTGAGTTCTTGTGGGATCTGGGCAATGACCATCCAAACCAACCTGTGATGGAACAATAA